The Oncorhynchus nerka isolate Pitt River linkage group LG5, Oner_Uvic_2.0, whole genome shotgun sequence nucleotide sequence agttatgactccaacctaagtttatgtaaagttccgacttcaactgtaagtcaaGCAACGTGTATAACAGTGCCATCAGTAAGACGACAGCATACAACTCTGCGACACATTTCCAATCCTTACCAGGCGGATGCGCATTGGAGTTTGGATCTGAATCAACTAATAATGATAATGGACAAGAGTGGGTGTGCGGGCATTCCCTGCCTGTACGGCTAATTATGCTTCGACAGGAAGATCAAGGTAGCAGAGACAGCCAGAGGTGTGTGAGACCAGCAGTAACGCATCTCAGAGCTGTCCGTGGAGCAGAGAGGCTCGCTCTGCGTAAGACACTTGAAAGACTTACTATTGAACAACTCGTCCGGTGGATTTGTGTTCTGTTGTCAAGATGTTCCAATGCGTCTTTAATAAGGGAAGTTGCTTGAATGATTGGGCTCTGGACCCCGTGCAGCACGCACGGATGGTGTCTGTTGTAGATGGAAACTATGAAATCATCTGAAGGGCAACGCCGCAGAGGAGATGGAGCTTCTTAGCACTTGGGAAGATGCGCACGGTAGGGTGCGTTTGCAAAACCCTAATAACAACATTGCCACGCTAGTGCCCAAGTCATAATTAAGTGATGAGAGAGACGATCCAGTCTACTTAGATCGGACTCGGAGGAATGGCAGATGGTCATCTAAGGAGTTATTTTCCCCCATCCTTGTCTTTTGTGAACAAAAGTTAAAGGTCAGATGGCCACACAAAGGTACTTTTTTCACGCAAAATCAAGTGTCTTTATCACGAGTCACATTGATCATAGCTTGTAGACTTTCACGCATTTGCGCTTTTACGCATAGTATGCTAAGccacttaagcaataaggcccgaggggtgtggtatatggcaaatataccatggctaagggctgttcttacacaGGACGCAACACTGAGTACtcggacacagcccttagccgtggtatattggtcatatatcacaaaccccccaatgtgccttactgctattataaactggttacgaATGTAATTAGACCAGTAAAACTAAACGTTGTCATGGTATACGGTCTGCAGCTTTCAGGGCTTGAACCAACCAGTTTATAATTGGTGAATAACCAATCTGATTATGGGCAGCACAGCAGTGGAACCGTTTCTTGCACACAACAAATGTGTTAATTGTATTTAAAAATGTTATTTCATTAAATAAAACTTTTATTGACGGCATGCACAAGTGTGCTCTTTGATCAAAAATGAGTTATGCTGATTTTGTATAAGCTTTCTTGAAAGCCTAATTTTGACATTTTCTGCAGGTCGTGTAAGCAAgtgctacagaactagagacgttAGATAAGGCCCGATGCAGTGTGGTATATGTCCAATATAttatggctaagggctgttgtaAATCAGGACACAACGAGGAGTGCCTGGATATAGCCCTTAGCCATAGTATATTGTCTATACACTGTATACCATAAAATCCAGAGCTCTATTGCTATTTACTGGTTACCAAAGTAATTAGACAATTAGTCATTAGAAACAAatcatatggtctgatataccacagcattcagggctcgaactaaCCAGTTTATAATTTAAAAACACACAAACCATCGTGAAAAGGGCCTTACACGCCTCTTccccaggaggctgaaaagatttggcatgggccctcaaagttcaacagctgcaccaccgagagcatcttgactatcCACTGCTTGATATGGCAACtccttggcatccgaccgcaaggcacttaaGTGTTGTGCATGctgcccagtacattactggggccaagctctctggcacaggcagtgtcagaggaaggccctaaaaattgtcagacttcaACTACCCATatcaggctgttctctctaccgCACAGAACGCAGTACTGATGCACCAAATCTGGACCCAACGGAACCCTGAGCAACTTCTACTCAAGCCATAAGACCGCTAAATAGTTATTTAGCTACAGAACCATCTGCACCAACTCTTGACAAATCACATACGGTGCAGGTACTGCTCATCTattctgttgcctagtcactttacaccTACCTAAAATGTGCATggatacctcaattaccttgtattCCTGCAAATCAACCCAGTACCCTGAGTATATAGCGAAGTCGTCATTACTCATTGTATATTTATTCCTTGCGTTATTTTTCTGCATTGTTAGGAAGGGCCCATAAATATTTCACCATTAGTCTATACCGGTTTACAGATCATGCAACAAATTACATGTGATAATGCACAAAAAATTAACAATTGTTCTTAGGGTGTTATGGTCATTTGATAGGATTATATAAAAACAGAACACTAATCTTCGCTTCGATTACATTTTGGTTCCTTTGGATTGAACATGAAcacatctgccccccccccccccctgaatcGTCAACAAATTACACGGACAGGGTGCCTAGTTAGTAATTTAGCCAATTCCCAATGACCCTTACTTGAGTGGGATGCCTTCTTGTCATCAAATGTAGAGCGTTGCACTAATGTCAACAATGTCATAAAGTAGGTAACACCAGTATGATGCATGGCTGGCAAACCTTGGGGATAAGAGACACTTGCTTGCACTGGAAGCATTAAAAAAGCATTTCCAGAGTAAAGGACGAATTGAGGTTAGACAAACTCAACCACATCTCGTTTCGCAAATCTTTTATTGTTAAACACGCGCATAACCAGAGTATTTGTACAAAAAGACTGCCGTTCAAGATAGTGTGGCTTTCCTCTCAAGGTTCTAGCAGGTGGTGGCCTTGGCAGGTGAAGATGCTGTGAACGCTGGAGATCTGAAGACCTGTATATTTACAAGCCCAGCTTGGTCCTCCTCCAGTGTCTCCTCTTGGAGTTGTACCTGGAACACAGTGAAACCAGGAATAACGCAGACTGATAATACAACACAAGCAATCTCCATGGTGGCAATAGATTGAAATCCAGTCAAGGACCATAGTAGACCGTTTGTATTTAGGCTTGTTTAGTTGTAAACACCATATTGTTTCTTTACAATTTGTCTGAGCAGATGCATAAATCCAATTAAAGTCGTTTCACAAAACCAGACGACACTGCATTTGACTGGTAAAGCAAATAAACCAAATGCCATTTATTCCATATGCTCAAAAGCAAGTAAATGAGGCACAGCAGAAATAAGCCCCAACAAGGCAAAAAGACATTCAAACATATTATTTGATAGGAACATCATTTCCTCGGTCAATGTGCTAGATTAACTTTTCCCAGTTGATGGCACCAGCACGTGATTTGGGCACACCAATTTTGGGGCAATAATGACTTGACCAGTGTCCCATAATGTACCTGCATTCCATGGAACCAGGCTAATAACGACTAGACATATTTTAAAGTAACATGCCtttgcagggcttgacattaaaaGGTACATTTTGCTAGTGGCAACATCGGGCCAGTACCAACTGAAAGCTACTGGCGCCAAATGAAAAGAATACTGGCTTTAGAAATGTATTCAAACAGCGCATGACTGAATTGCACTTTACAAATATTCAACCAAGACTTCAAACCAAACTTTGAATACCTGGCCTGCATACATTGTTGCATACACACCGCTGtttgaataaataaataacaaattgCGAACAAAAAATGGTGTTGAACTGTAACTCAAATCAAACGGTCGCAGCTTTAAGCCCCGTCAGGCAACTATGATACTGTAGTTGTAATTGCACTGTCATTACTAAAGAGAATCCTCATCACTGGTGATGTGACCAAGTGTGAACTCCAAAGCAGAATGTTACTCTCAGCAGGATTAATGACAGCACACCCACTGATTGGAGTACTGTAATTGCAGACCTGCTTTAGATGGTCAGAGGATCCAATCAGCACTAGTTAACAGACCATTTTATGCGTTGTACATGATAGCGGGATGCTAGGAATGTAGCTACACACATACCTGATCTTGTTGCCAGTCTTCATTCTGATCCACTGTGGGATGGGCCTGTTCTGCTTCTGTTTCTTGGCGAGAAAGCGCTTGATCCTGAAAGTCTTGTGGGACGACTGAAATTAAGAGGATGGAGCTGTTAGTTAACTAGGGTAACATACATCACATGCAAACCTACATTTCCTTCATGGCATGCTGCACTTATGTTAGGTAAACCTGCCAACTAACTCGTTGCACTTCAGTTACAGCTAGATTACTATAGGCAGAAAAGTCTTGACGGCAGGAAGTGTACTTGAAGTAAAGTAAATTTGATCGACAACACGGCCACACGCTACTAAAACGTTACTTTTTATGAATTCAATACTGGTATTGAAGACAATATAACGGCTTTCGGTGTTGCCGTTAAAAACAATTTCTGTAAATGCCATGAACAATAAACAATTTCGCTCATGTAGACAAGGATGTTATAAGATTTTACTTTACCATTTTGTCCGCAGTCCTTTACACCCCAATGGCGGAGGCCgaagagaaagaaggaggggaAGCGTTGGTGATGTAAGCAATCCCAACCAAGCAAAGTGTAGAAAAGTCTTGCGCTACGCGCACACAGCGTCATCAAGTGGACCACTCCCGCATTGCATTAACATGACGCTTCTGTACCACTTGTAAAAATGTATTAGTTAATGGTTCTCTCAAATTGTATTTACAGTAGTTTGTCATAAAAACCAATCTGGAATGTTGAATAAATACCATACACAACTTAGAACAATATTTTCTTTATTGTGCTCATTTGTAACTCTTGTTTAGCGAGGCTACATCAATCATGAAACAAATTAagagtataaatatatatatgctTATTCcaattagaatgttactgtagcaTTGTTTATGTATGAAGATGTATATGCGTACGACGTAGAAGGCCACAACTTAATTGTCACCCATTAGGGGTTGCGTGCAGCCTCAAGTCAAGGCATAGCTCACAGTTCTATATTTATAAATTAAATGGCTTTTTAATTCCCCTGAATTGTTGAATGAGTGAAATAACATAACTTAATATTGTTTTTACCTGTACAGAGTATTAAGGACTTGTTGGGGAAATAGAAAACAAATGTCTTTGTGTACAAACCTATGCCTAGTTTTTGAAAGAAGCAACAGGATATATTTAAACCAGTAGACTCCTACACTGTTGATAAATTAAATAACATATTGTGTGATTTTTTTGTTTAAACGTATGAACAACTAATGAGGGTGAAAGCCTATTCAATATAAGAACTGTGCTTCACAactgtgtatcagactgtgtaCAAATACTGTAGTAAGGCCACTTTAAATTCATGTGGTCCTAGAGGGTTGGCTTGGTCTCATTTtagtttacctttatttaactaggcaagtcagttaagaacaaaatcttattttcaatgactgcctaggaacagtgggttaactgccttgttcagggtcagaacaacagatttctaccttgtcagctctgggattcaatcttacaacctttcggttacaagtccaacgctctaacccctaggctacctgccgccccatagccAAACTCCTGCAAACATTAAAGCGCCAACTTTCCATTGCTTTTCTCCATAAACAAAATTAAAAGAGGGACACCTTCAGGCACTAGGGGGGACACCGTGGTCACATCCCGTCCTCTGGTTGGGAGTGGGAGGACGGGATGTGGCTCTGCAGGAGAAGCACTACTGCAACAGCCTCTCTGGTACCCGTTTGCTTGGCTCAGAGCAGATTCCTCTCAATCGTTTGATCATTCTTTATTTGTGGTCATTTTTTTATCCTTCAACTCCCTTCTCTTGGTCTCGCTCTGACTTTCGCTCCCCAGCATGAGATTCTCCTCCTCGGTTCCTGGCACCTGGCTGGTATAGCTGAATGGCAGGCCGATCCTGATGCACAAGGGAACGAAATCGCTGTGATTAATTAAGAGActaaaaaaaaaatacacaaaacTATGAAGGAATGTGATCAGATCAACATAGGAAATCAGGAGAAAAGGGAACAAATGTAATAGAATATCCCAATTAACCCAAGGAATTGATTGATTAGGAAAAATGCTTATTTGACTATACACTAAGAAAGACTGAAGTTATTACCTTGTTTCTTAAACAATCTCTTTTAGCTTTCTCCTCCCTCAGGGTTTCTTCTGACTTTTTAGGCTTATCAGTATGGCTTGCGGAGTCCCCGGCATTCTCGCACCTTCTCTTTTCCCAGACACAATCTTCTTTCTCCCTTTTCCCTTCTTCCTCTCGCTTTCTGTAGGAGTTCTCTCCATCGTGCCTTTCCCTCCTCCTTCGCCTATCCTCGTCTTGGTGTCTGATGCGCTCCTTCTCTTTCTGACGCcgctccctctctttgtctcgtTCACGGTTTCTGTCCCGCTCTCTGAAATCTTTGTGTCCATCTTCATCAGCTCTGAAAGACAAGAACATTTACATGAATACAATGTAAGCCTTTATGTTAAAAGACCGGTCACATTAAAGAAATTAATGGTGATGACCCCTCACTTCCGTGATACCCTGTCCCCCCTGGTTTCGAAGTTTTGGCGTTTCGTCATATCAGGACACCCTGGAGCTCTGTCGTCTTTCATCTTGTCCTTCTCAGGTTTCTTTAACTTCTCCACATCATCTCCTCTGTCTGGTTTTCTCAAGAGCTGAACAGGGAaagaaaacagataaacatgaaaaGAGCAGTCTGTTATTCTTCGGGATCACCTGTATTATACAGTCAAGTAGTTTGACAGGATTTCTTCTCCTTTCCATACCTTGATTTTTGGCACCTCCTTCGCTTGGTCTTTATCCTTCTCAGAAGGTTTGTCTCCTTTCTTGAACTTCTCTGCTTCTTTGCGctttctcctgtcctcctccctccacttccGACGTTCCTCGTCCCTCAGGCGCTTACGTTCGAGTTCTcgtctcctcctttcctctttctTTTCCTCACGGATTCTCTGACCATCAGCAGATAAAAGCCATATGAATAGTCTATCCAGCCTCATATCATGCAAGAACACAGCTAAAATATATAATTATTTCCTACAGGCTACACATACCTGTTTGTTCTTTAAGAAGTCCAAGAGGGGAGTCATTTTCTTAGCTGGGGGGGGGGTAAAAATCATGAAATACTGAAATATCCCTTTCACAGGGAACACTACTTGATTTCACATTGACACGCATCTAGAGTGTTTCAACTGGCTTGGATGTCAACCAAATGTAACCAgaaaatatgtttacataccTACTAGTTCCTTTGTTTTAGCCTCTATTTCCTCCAGTAGAGCCTCAGGGGTGGATGTAAACTTTTCATCATCCCCATTATAAATCTCCAGGAATTTCTTGTAATCAGCATCTAAAAGAACAAAGTGTCTCAGTGGGACTTTCGAGCTAGAGGATCTAAATGGTGTGCAATTGCAACCAACCATAAAATGCCTCATGTAACATTCTCACCTTCATCTATTGTTCCACTTTTAGCATCCTTTTTCTTACTCCTTCTTTTGGCAATCTTTTGAAAAGGAGCAAATTCAACAATGGCTGGATACTCCTGCCCTGTTAAACAAAATAAGCCACAGCATTAATTAACGCACAAGGCAATCAGAAGCTGCTGCAATAGCCTAGGCTAATATTGCGTGGTTGTTATTAGTTCTAAGCTATTAGTGCTTTGAGGTTGGTTCGGTTAAATTATTTTAAAGAATCACGGTTTtccattttgatttaaaaaaacaaacattttatgaCATTAAATGCATTGTGAAATTCAATTATTTTAAATCTTTCAAATTGAGAGTTCCAAAGACAAAAACAATTAACATTAAGTTGTCAAAACATTGAAAATATTCCATTGTCTGTCAGGTCCACATTGGGTAGACATGAATAGAAAAGTAGGAAATAATAAAAAGATTTAGGTTGTGTATATTAtttagtttttattttatgactattatttttaattccttaaagtcatcatctcatctcagcTCAAGCAGAAGCAGCCAGCCCCGACCATCTAATCTCTGTCTGTGCTCCActtactgtactgtctttagtcaTCCTATTTAGCTAGGCTTGCCTGTAAGtatgctgcagagctgtctgacGAAATCATTTTACAAGTGCTTTAAAGTAGATTAGACGTGCTTTCACGAACTGTCCGGTCTGTGTTTATCTAACGTAGCAGGTGTAAGGATATCTGTCACCGTCTGAACGGGGGGGGAAACaggcgcaatggattatggtcattgtaataAATTACCGCATTTCTGCGCTGAGCTAGGTTGAATATTTGCTGatgaaaactacaactcccttccACCCAGTGTCCCAAATAGTTTGACAATTTGTCTCATGAATTATTTGACTTCTCTCTAGAGAAACGCTACGTTGGgctcacaaaaaaacaaaacggaATTCAAATAATTTAACAGACGTCAGccaattagttgtttaataacCAGGAAAATCAATGTTGGTTTAATGCTCAACACTTAGATGTCAATAGCTTATTGAAATTAAATGAATCACACCTCCATTATCAACGAACACATATCCATCAAACCGGTCTCTGAAAAGTACAATATCTTCCTGAATCTTGAAGTTGATGTATGCTCTGGCGAAGACATGGGGGTACATGCTGTATAGAAGAAAAACGAAGTAAGTAACCAGGGTACCAAATATGTGATTCTGATTGACAATCGTTCAGACTATACGCACCTGCTGTCATTGGAGAAAAATTCTAAGTAGTCCACTTCTGGAAGTGGCTGCAATTCCTCCTCCAGTTCCTCCTTGGTTATGCTTGGAGGCAGACGTCGGATAATGATCTGTGGCACTCAAATGTTAACTTATCAAGATAATATCCAAGCCAGATAGTTAAAATAGCAGATTCAGCCTCTAAGCGTTGGTTAACGGTAACTAGCTAGTTTAGCTGACTATAACAGGTTTACTAACTTAGACATATCGGTTAACGTTACTCTTCAATAGGCAACATTCAAAAGATAACTAGCTAACGAAGTTCAATTACAGGCTAATTACACCTGATCTACTAGCTAGCCAGCAATACAGGAGTAGCTTGCCAGATTAAATCCGTGTAGCTAGCCATTTTGGTTTAGCGAGCCAACTACAATAGCCCGCGTAACGGTACCTTCGTCATTACTTCTTTCTTCTCCTGCTTTGGCTTCTCCATTTTTTCAATGTTTTCGCATTTTATCTCCATCCTTTTCTCCCTCTGACGAGTATTTTCCCTTCCGTCTTTCATATTTATGCCATAAACTTCAAGCAATCTGCAGACCTGTATAAACTTTTTTTAATTGCTTGATTGCTAACTTGCTGCTAGCTCGGTTTCTATCGGTCAACAACAAAAACTGCTTGTTGATTTGCTGCTAGGAGAGACGTTCTGCGACACTTGAAAGTGTGTTGCGtcagtgatggtgtggggtggtgtccactagttaccacagcaacaaagtcaaaattggctatatcgtaAACATTTTCTGAAAACAAAAATTCGCTTGtttgcctaaccttaaattatcagtgtggttaggtttaaaatctaaATTTAAGAAAAGGGGGTCGATAGGCAACAATGTGGTTTACTTTGGCCACAAATATTTACATATAATGTAAGACAGAGGATGCAAAGTACCAAGTAAATAACAGCAGTGTAGGTGTAAGTACACTGAACAataatatgaacgcaacatgcaacaatttcatgtaatgaaaatcagtcaattgaaataaattcattaagccctactctatggatttcacatgactggcaatacagatatgcatatgttggtcacagataccttaaaaataagggacgtggatcagaaaaccagtcaatatatggtgtgaccaccattttccttATGCAActtgacacatctccttcacatagagtagaGATCAGGCTGTTGGTTGAGGCCTGTAAtcatgttgtcccactcctcttcaatggctgtgtagTTGTTGGATATTAACAGGAACAAACTGTGGTACATGTCGATTCAGAACATCCCAAACAGGCTTAATGggtaacatgtctggtgagtatgcaggccaaggaagaactgggacattttcagattccaggaattgtgtacagatccttgtgacatggggccatgcattatcatgcatgAAGCACGAGGTGAtggaggcggatgaatggcatgacaatgggcctcaggatctcgtcacggtatctctgtgtattcaatTTGCCagcgataaaatgcaattgtgtttgttatccgtagcttatgcctgcccacgccataaccccaccgccacaagggggcactctgttcacaacgttgacatcaacaaaccgctcgcccacacgacgccatacacgctcTGCCATCtccccagtacagttgaaactgggattcatccatgaagagcacacttctccagcgtgccagtgaccatcgaaggtgagcatttgcccactgaagtcaattgcgacgccgaactgcagtcaggtcaagaccctggtgagggcaATGAGCACGCAGa carries:
- the LOC115129589 gene encoding large ribosomal subunit protein eL39; protein product: MSSHKTFRIKRFLAKKQKQNRPIPQWIRMKTGNKIRYNSKRRHWRRTKLGL
- the LOC115129587 gene encoding regulator of nonsense transcripts 3B-like; this encodes MKDGRENTRQREKRMEIKCENIEKMEKPKQEKKEVMTKIIIRRLPPSITKEELEEELQPLPEVDYLEFFSNDSSMYPHVFARAYINFKIQEDIVLFRDRFDGYVFVDNGGQEYPAIVEFAPFQKIAKRRSKKKDAKSGTIDEDADYKKFLEIYNGDDEKFTSTPEALLEEIEAKTKELVAKKMTPLLDFLKNKQRIREEKKEERRRRELERKRLRDEERRKWREEDRRKRKEAEKFKKGDKPSEKDKDQAKEVPKIKLLRKPDRGDDVEKLKKPEKDKMKDDRAPGCPDMTKRQNFETRGDRVSRKADEDGHKDFRERDRNRERDKERERRQKEKERIRHQDEDRRRRRERHDGENSYRKREEEGKREKEDCVWEKRRCENAGDSASHTDKPKKSEETLREEKAKRDCLRNKDRPAIQLYQPGARNRGGESHAGERKSERDQEKGVEG